A stretch of Eulemur rufifrons isolate Redbay chromosome 5, OSU_ERuf_1, whole genome shotgun sequence DNA encodes these proteins:
- the LOC138383379 gene encoding myosin regulatory light chain 12B, giving the protein MSSKKAKIKIKKRPQRATSNVFAMFDQSQIQEFKEAFNMIDQNRDGFIDKEDLHDMLASLGKNPTDAYLDAMMNEAPGPINFTMFLTMFGEKLNGTDPEDVIRNAFACFDEEATGTIQEDYLRELLTTMGDRFTDEEVDELYREAPIDKKGNFNYIEFTRILKHGAKDKDD; this is encoded by the exons ATGTCGAGCAAAAAGGCAAAGATCAAGATCAAGAAGCGCCCTCAGCGCGCAACATCCAATGTGTTTGCCATGTTTGACCAGTCACAGATTCAGGAGTTCAAAGAGGCCTTCAACATGATTGATCAGAACAGAGATGGCTTCATTGACAAGGAAGATTTGCATGATATGCTTGCTTCTCTGG GGAAGAATCCCACTGACGCATACCTGGATGCCATGATGAATGAGGCTCCAGGCCCCATCAATTTCACCATGTTCCTCACCATGTTTGGTGAGAAGTTAAATGGCACAGATCCAGAAGATGTCATCAGAAATGCTTTTGCTTGCTTTGATGAAGAAGCAACAG GCACCATTCAGGAAGATTACCTGAGAGAGCTGCTGACAACCATGGGAGATcggtttacagatgaggaagtggatGAGCTGTACAGAGAAGCCCCCATTGACAAAAAGGGGAATTTCAATTACATCGAGTTCACGCGCATCCTTAAACATGGAGCAAAAGACAAAGATGACTGA